In Candidatus Omnitrophota bacterium, a single genomic region encodes these proteins:
- a CDS encoding HD domain-containing protein: MEYSGNILLISDEEFMARYLKEKISSAMGCSVQIEFSYEAGAFALKERKFGIVIVKLHGRDEDDKAFIRKLKAIDQDTIIMCVTDKKNSSSITKELIENGVYEFIDDYANLERIFFLAKKGFELYSMTQSHNKLIQSLKEHNQTLQKQNIVLAKRIEESTKNLTKLYENLRSTYMHTIKVLAHAIDARDHYTHSHSENVARYAVAIAEEMKLSVHEIEQIRDACELHDLGKIGIEDNILSKPSSLTDEEWKQVRKHPLTGAQILEPLTFLDGIIDLVRQHHERFDGKGYPLGLKNEEIMLGARILNLADAFEAMTSSRSYRKEPLTKQQAIEEIKNNNGSQFDPKVVEAFLKIVDKF, translated from the coding sequence ATGGAGTATTCGGGAAACATTCTTTTAATCAGCGATGAAGAATTTATGGCCAGGTATCTTAAGGAAAAGATTAGCAGCGCTATGGGCTGTTCGGTCCAGATCGAATTCAGCTATGAGGCAGGGGCCTTTGCCTTAAAAGAGAGAAAATTCGGTATTGTAATAGTAAAACTTCATGGTAGGGATGAGGATGATAAAGCCTTTATAAGGAAACTTAAAGCCATAGACCAGGATACCATTATTATGTGCGTCACAGATAAGAAAAACAGCTCTTCAATAACTAAAGAATTGATTGAAAATGGGGTTTATGAATTTATAGATGATTATGCTAATTTGGAAAGGATATTTTTTCTGGCTAAGAAGGGTTTTGAACTTTACAGCATGACCCAGTCGCACAATAAATTGATTCAGAGTCTTAAAGAGCATAATCAGACCCTGCAGAAGCAGAATATCGTATTGGCTAAAAGAATAGAAGAGTCCACAAAGAATCTTACTAAACTTTATGAAAACCTGCGTTCTACTTACATGCATACTATAAAAGTTTTGGCTCATGCAATTGATGCAAGGGACCATTATACTCATAGCCATTCTGAGAATGTGGCAAGATACGCGGTCGCTATTGCTGAAGAGATGAAGTTATCTGTCCATGAAATAGAGCAGATAAGAGATGCCTGTGAATTACATGATTTGGGCAAGATCGGTATCGAGGACAATATTTTGTCAAAACCGTCGAGCCTTACCGATGAGGAGTGGAAACAGGTGAGGAAACATCCGCTGACCGGCGCCCAGATATTGGAGCCGTTGACATTTCTAGACGGGATAATTGACCTGGTAAGACAGCACCATGAGAGATTTGACGGGAAAGGCTACCCTTTGGGGCTTAAAAACGAAGAGATAATGCTCGGAGCCAGGATATTAAATCTTGCAGATGCTTTTGAGGCGATGACTTCTTCGCGTTCTTACAGGAAGGAGCCGTTGACCAAGCAGCAGGCAATTGAAGAGATAAAAAACAATAATGGGTCTCAGTTTGACCCCAAAGTAGTAGAGGCATTCTTAAAAATAGTTGATAAATTTTAA
- a CDS encoding secretion system protein E, translated as MQTLKENIIEILLKSKKISKDQLEKALNVQKNRQVPLRRVLIDEGLITEEGLLSLLSEQLYIPTLHLTKYKFDQNIVKLIPERMARQYNVIPLSRIGNTLTVAMSDPLNIFALDDLRILTGCSIDTVLSSNEEITRAIESQYRLETQNMQQILEESSLGQMGAAKKEKDVELLKQEEIELSAVIQDSEKPPIVQLVDLMLTQALKKRASDIHIEPEEDCLRIRYRIDGALHDIFKIPKINQNAVLARLKIISNLDITENRLPQDGRFKVRFENKEVDFRVSALPTTFGQKFVLRLLDKGNLSIGLDQLGFSEEPLRIFKEAVSKPFGMILVTGPTGSGKSTTLYSVLNQLNTPVRNIITIEDPVEYQIEGITQLQVKPEIGLDFASGLRSILRQSPDVILIGEIRDSETADIAIKAALTGQLLFSTLHTNDAISSITRLIDMGVEPFLVASSLVMLCAQRLCRKLCPKCKKPVSIPDDFLKEVGFKYANTVFYGEQGCKFCSNTGYYGRIAILETILIDDIMREMIIKKESLDAIKAYAIDKCGMMTLRDDAFIKVQQGIVTLEEAIRVTTEE; from the coding sequence CAAAAAAACAGGCAGGTCCCATTAAGGCGCGTACTTATCGATGAGGGGCTTATTACCGAAGAGGGCCTGCTTTCTCTTTTATCTGAGCAGCTTTATATTCCAACTCTGCACCTTACTAAATATAAATTTGACCAGAATATTGTTAAGTTAATACCTGAGCGTATGGCGAGGCAATATAATGTTATCCCGTTGTCCAGAATAGGCAATACGCTGACTGTTGCTATGTCTGATCCGTTGAATATATTCGCTCTCGACGATTTAAGGATATTGACTGGCTGCAGTATTGATACGGTGTTGAGTTCTAATGAAGAGATAACCAGGGCCATCGAATCACAATATAGGCTGGAGACTCAGAATATGCAGCAGATATTGGAAGAATCAAGCCTCGGCCAGATGGGTGCGGCTAAGAAAGAAAAAGATGTGGAACTGTTAAAGCAGGAAGAAATAGAGCTGAGTGCAGTAATCCAGGACAGCGAAAAGCCGCCTATAGTGCAATTGGTAGACCTGATGCTTACTCAAGCCCTGAAAAAGAGGGCTTCAGACATACATATAGAGCCGGAAGAGGATTGCCTGCGTATAAGATACAGGATAGACGGAGCTTTACATGATATATTTAAAATACCAAAGATAAACCAGAACGCGGTACTGGCGCGTTTAAAAATTATCTCCAACCTTGATATAACTGAAAACAGGCTGCCGCAGGATGGCAGGTTTAAAGTCAGGTTTGAGAATAAAGAGGTTGATTTCAGGGTTTCTGCATTACCAACGACATTTGGCCAGAAATTTGTGTTAAGGCTTCTGGATAAAGGCAACCTTTCAATAGGCCTGGACCAACTTGGGTTTTCCGAAGAGCCTTTGAGGATATTTAAAGAAGCGGTCTCTAAGCCTTTTGGCATGATCCTTGTAACAGGGCCTACTGGTTCAGGAAAATCTACCACGCTTTATTCTGTCCTTAACCAGTTGAATACACCTGTGAGGAATATCATTACTATTGAAGATCCTGTAGAATACCAGATAGAAGGTATAACTCAGCTGCAGGTTAAGCCTGAGATCGGGCTTGATTTTGCCTCGGGCCTGCGTTCTATATTAAGACAGAGCCCGGATGTTATTCTGATAGGAGAGATCAGGGATTCAGAAACAGCAGATATCGCGATAAAAGCAGCGTTGACCGGGCAGCTTTTGTTTTCAACCTTACATACCAATGATGCAATATCAAGTATTACCCGTTTGATTGATATGGGTGTAGAGCCGTTTCTTGTTGCATCAAGCCTTGTCATGCTATGTGCCCAGAGATTATGCAGAAAGCTTTGCCCCAAGTGCAAGAAACCGGTAAGTATACCCGATGATTTTCTAAAAGAGGTCGGGTTTAAGTATGCAAATACAGTTTTTTATGGAGAGCAGGGATGTAAGTTTTGCAGCAACACCGGTTATTATGGAAGAATTGCGATATTGGAAACTATCCTGATTGATGATATAATGCGTGAAATGATAATAAAGAAAGAATCTCTGGATGCCATTAAGGCATACGCGATAGATAAATGCGGTATGATGACGCTTAGAGACGATGCTTTTATCAAAGTTCAACAGGGGATTGTTACTTTAGAGGAAGCCATAAGGGTAACTACGGAGGAGTAA